A genomic stretch from Phoenix dactylifera cultivar Barhee BC4 unplaced genomic scaffold, palm_55x_up_171113_PBpolish2nd_filt_p 001497F, whole genome shotgun sequence includes:
- the LOC120108696 gene encoding 1-carboxy-3-chloro-3,4-dihydroxycyclo hexa-1,5-diene dehydrogenase-like isoform X5 yields the protein MTHFEILMDIISHPRPHHVLVEKPLCTTIQDCRKVVDAAKQRPEILVHVGLEYRYMPPVAKLIEIVKSGTLGQVRMVAIREHRFPFLVKVNNWNRFNVNSGGTLVEKCCHFFDLMRLIAAANPVRVMASGSMDVNHKDEIYDGKVPDIIDNAYVIVEFDNGSRGMLDLCMFAEGSKNEQEISVVGDIGKGEAFVPESVVRVGNRAAGRAGVMTIKAEDERIKYDGLHHGSSYLEHLNFLSAVKAQGGGAPAVDLNDGFLSVAIGVAGQLSIEKGRFVTMEEVLSI from the exons ATGACTCACTTTGAGATTCTCATGGATATAATTAGCCATCCCAGACCTCATCACGTACTTGTGGAAAAGCCTCTTTGTACTACCATTCAGGACTGCAGAAAG GTTGTAGATGCAGCTAAACAGAGACCTGAGATACTGGTGCATGTTGGGCTGGAGTACAGGTATATGCCTCCTGTGGCTAAATTAATTGAGATAGTTAAAAGTGGAACACTTGGGCAAGTTAGGATGGTGGCAATCCGTGAACATCGTTTTCCTTTTCTGGTTAAG GTCAACAACTGGAATCGGTTTAATGTTAATTCTGGGGGGACTCTGGTTGAGAAGTGCTGCCACTTTTTTGATTTAATGAGGCTGATTGCAGCTGCAAATCCAGTTCGTGTGATGGCTTCTGGGTCTATGGATGTTAACCATAAGGATGAAATCTATGATGGAAAG GTACCAGATATCATTGATAATGCATATGTGATTGTAGAATTTGATAATGGCTCTCGGGGCATGCTTGACCTTTGCATGTTTGCTGAAGGCAGTAaaaatgagcaagaaatttctgtTGTTGGTGACATTGGAAAG GGTGAGGCCTTTGTTCCTGAGAGTGTTGTGCGTGTTGGCAACAGAGCAGCAGGGAGGGCTGGAGTCATGACAATAAAAGCAGAGGATGAACGAATCAA ATATGACGGACTGCATCATGGATCGAGCTATTTAGAACACCTAAACTTCCTGTCTGCAGTCAAAGCTCAAGGTGGTGGTGCCCCTGCTGTTGACTTGAATGACGGGTTTCTCTCCGTTGCCATTGGTGTTGCAGGTCAACTTTCAATTGAGAAAGGCCGTTTTGTTACCATGGAAGAGGTCTTGTCAATCTAG
- the LOC120108697 gene encoding uncharacterized protein LOC120108697 → MGGGSALRPMGRAVGVGAAKGVLSAAAGAATPATPARILPISSASPPPPSVATSSSAASWHSHPRELAVAGHLVFEPAPSREEAEAAVSALNQLFVQATHCHTFKDGICCCLEDAVGEMPISSDIMQKDCSAEPESVRIEQAPHLHMEHALHFNSLKAFKSQGGEKIINAFDLLQSNPSVQRMVVSLSSDKAVWDAVMRNRAVQELKKSFSAVGSTEPQSSSGGPDINTRILRWILENTMIKIMECIDKITMLVNELFHPGEREKDMGVFDDLLRSSFMLSVMVLIVVVVTRLQRT, encoded by the exons ATGGGCGGAGGCAGCGCGCTCCGTCCCATGGGCCGCGCGGTCGGGGTGGGCGCCGCAAAGGGCGTGCTCTCGGCCGCGGCCGGCGCCGCGACGCCCGCCACGCCCGCGCGCATCCTCCCCATCTCCTCcgcctctcctcctcccccctccgTCGCCACCTCCTCGTCGGCGGCGAGCTGGCACTCCCACCCTCGGGAGCTGGCCGTCGCCGGGCACCTTGTCTTCGAGCCGGCTCCATCCAGGGAGGAGGCCGAGGCGGCCGTCTCTGCTCTCAATCA GTTATTTGTTCAAGCGACACATTGCCATACTTTTAAAGATGGAATTTGTTGTTGTCTGGAGGATGCTGTTGGTGAAATGCCTATTTCATCTGACATAATGCAGAAAGATTGTTCAGCTGAACCAGAATCAGTGAGGATTGAGCAAGCACCACATCTTCATATGGAGCATGCGCTGCATTTTAATAGCTTAAAAGCTTTTAAATCTCAAGGAGGAGAAAAAATTATCAATGCATTTGACCTATTGCAGTCAAATCCATCTGTTCAG aGGATGGTTGTTTCTTTGTCATCTGATAAAGCTGTGTGGGATGCAGTTATGAGAAATAGGGCTGTACAAGAACTCAAGAAATCATTCTCTGCAG TTGGAAGCACTGAACCGCAGAGCTCTAGTGGAGGCCCTGACATTAATACCAGAATTCTAAGGTGGATCTTGGAGAATACCATGATCAAGATAATGGAATGCATCGACAAGATCACAATGCTGGTGAATGAGCTCTTTCACCcgggagaaagagaaaaagatatgGGTGTTTTTGACGATTTGCTAAGATCCTCATTTATGCTATCTGTCATGGTGTTAATTGTTGTTGTCGTGACACGACTCCAGAGAACCTGA